The DNA sequence gattacaggcgtgagccaccacgcccagccatccCAGAAGCCAGTTCTAATACAGATATTAGATTTAACAAACTGACACAAAGTACACTCCTAGCGTTTATAGTCTGGGGACTCACTATTGCCAGAGGCTGACATTAAGAACTTTCTTGagttggacaaaaaaaaaaaaaaagccattctaGCAACCaactttcttaatctctttctgaGAACCAGTTTCCCAAGGGTTTATTAAGGGGAGAGAAGCAAAAAGTTGgtataacaatttttaataatttcattaattagATGAAGATTCTAGTTACAAATAGTCCACTTTTTCACAACAAAGGAAACTTCTGAGCAGTGattgaaataaaggaaaaccaTTTAGGAAATCACATTTGTTCAccttaaaatttccctgcctacTTGTTAAAGCTTTCAGACCTTGACCCTTTGGCTTTATAGCAGTCCTCCAGAGCTACTCCTTGGTCCCTGAAATTGCTCAAATGTACACCACATTTATTCCTAGTACTGCAGCAACTTCAGATCTGTTCCCTCTGGGATTAAAACCTCCTCATCTCAATCCCTCAGAGAATGAATGTGGTATTATTAACCTAAGAAGTTGTTTCCtgattccccctccccccaaaatctTTCCATACCATGGACATAAAACTATTTCCAATGATTCATGAAGGAAGGAATTGTAAATGACTGAGCTGACttctttatatacatttataaaagcaaTCTAGTTTGAACTGAAAATGATACTAGCTCTAAAACACCAGATGTACACATATGCATTTTTAGGCTTCACTTTATgaattccaaaatgaaaataaacagaaaaaaacaaacaaacaaacaaacaaaaacatacctGACTAAGAAGTTGTccatgaaaaatgttatttacaacATTCAGAACTTGTTTGATAAGTTTCCTTTGAGAAGTGGGGATAAGAGCTGGTAAACTGGTACCAGTTGTCTCTAGTTCATGTTGTATTTTATCCAAAAGTTTACAAAGAAATTCCTGAGCATCTTGTTGGGCATAACCACGAAAAGCAGGAATTAGTCTCCACACTGAGTGTAGCATAGCAAATGGTGAGACCAAGGCCCACTTTCCAGACCACATGACTTGGAACAAAGTATGCAATTCATGACAAAGAGAAATGTATTGTGAACTTGACTCTCTTGGCTGAACAAGCTCcatctttctactttttgatgCCCCACCACTTAGTCCTGATGACAAACTTGAATGTTTGGACCGAACAAAACCTGTATGTTTTTCttggcattcattcatttgatataCTACTGTGTCTGTAACTGGTAGATGCTTATAAGATCTTGTCTTATCACTTGCAGTCACGGCCAGCCATTGGTTCAGATCaagctttaaaaaacattgtcgaaaaataagtaaatgactcAATACCTGAAGAACAGAATTCATATAGCAAGTATTTCCCAAATTTCTCAATCCTGTTACACCAGGAGTTACTATTGGCCTTCGTTTAACTGAGGAgtcactgatttttttaagtcCTACATCTTCTGAGGTAGATTCTACTTCATCTTTTGCTGGTGATGCTGGAGTTTGTGGTGGTACTTGAACAGGAACTATTTCTATTGTGGTGGACTGAGCTAGACTTTGCAAACGTAAACTCTTTCTTGGAGGCATACTTTCCAATTCTGCTTTAACTTGATCCTCTAATTCTTGCCGTCTtttcttcacttctctttttGCTACTATCTTTTCCTGAAATTGttcttcttgcttttttcttccaATGGGTGATTGTTTAAACCACATTCTAAAGCTTTTACCCATTAGCATCCTTCTCCTGTGCCAAAGAGCGGTATACATTTGATCTTCATTTTGAAGCAGAGATTGGGCGCCATCATGTAAGAAATAAGAATCATCACCTGTACCCGTAGACCGTAAAGCCCTTCCACTACGAGTGGTGCAGTGATAATTTTGACTTTTGATTGCACTTAATGTACTTCGTAGTAACTTCAGGTCTCCAGGTGCATCATCATTAAGAACATAATCATCACAAAGGTAACAAAAAATATACATCTCATTCACCTCCAATGCAACAGGATGACTGCTTTCTTGAAAGTGCTTAAGTGCATGCTCTTCAATATATCTTCCACAGGCAACATGGGAACAGCTAAGGCAAGCCCAAATAGACTCAGTCGTATTGCAGTCCACACAGTGCCATTTCTGAGGGTTGAGGATGGAATGGTCTTGAGCAATTTGCAACTGCCCAACGTGTTTGCACTTATCCATTATTACCATTTATTTAGTCAAGCTGAGAAACACATAATCCAAACAAGTCTCTGTTCACAATACTTGATGTATCTGAAAACTAAGCAGAACAATgtcaaattttaataaaataaaaacaagaacccaatatttttcctttttataatgtattttccaaagaatAACATAAATTTGCTGCCTCTGCTCCCAATTTCTGGGCTGCTTGTCATAGTAACATTGGCAGTTCTCACTTTTCCCTTGCTCTAGACTTCCCTAATCTCTCATCCACCTTGCTCTGAAGGGACACACTTCACTTTACTTTCTCTAGTGAGGCccctttaaaaacttttgtttttaattttctgccaCCATCTAGTGGTAAAAAATGGGTAGTGACCATTTTTCACTGTCAGAGAATAAGATCTATTCTTTTTACCCAATAGTCTGAGGGCAGTTTCCAAAACTACattcctttcttaaaaatagGGGCTGGCAAGACCCAGATATATCTCACTAACATTTGCAAACATTCTGAGCCCTATGTGGAGTTCCTAAAGCATAATCATAGATAAAAGTATGGGTTTGAGGCAGAAAAACTTAGGTTTGAATCCTACTTCTGTCACATACTGTTAGATGTATATGATTTTGAGCACATTTTAACTTCTATAaatttcatctataaaagagaaaatcatacaAATTTCAGTTGAATTGTTGaagaattatgataaaatatttatctgacaCATGGTAAATGCTCAGTAAGTGGTAGCTATAATGGTAGctaaatattccatttatttaaacaaatattaaatagtcTACTTAATTACCATTAAACTTGGCTTTCCATTTAGTAAATCAATAATTACCTTTACTGTATGGCTCTATAACATACTCAGACTTGAGAGACTTGACAGTTTGCTTTAGGGagagtgaaagaaaaaaggagaataaTGCGTTTGTGTTTGACTACTCTCATGAATATACAAGGATGTGTatgcaaataaagagaaaagaggaagaatatgAAGTGGATAGCCATAAAATGAGAgtttatattttagcaggcctaacCATATCTGAAATTATAAGCTTATtctaaacaaataagaaaaagccTATGTGATTTTATCAA is a window from the Eulemur rufifrons isolate Redbay chromosome 16, OSU_ERuf_1, whole genome shotgun sequence genome containing:
- the USP44 gene encoding ubiquitin carboxyl-terminal hydrolase 44; protein product: MVIMDKCKHVGQLQIAQDHSILNPQKWHCVDCNTTESIWACLSCSHVACGRYIEEHALKHFQESSHPVALEVNEMYIFCYLCDDYVLNDDAPGDLKLLRSTLSAIKSQNYHCTTRSGRALRSTGTGDDSYFLHDGAQSLLQNEDQMYTALWHRRRMLMGKSFRMWFKQSPIGRKKQEEQFQEKIVAKREVKKRRQELEDQVKAELESMPPRKSLRLQSLAQSTTIEIVPVQVPPQTPASPAKDEVESTSEDVGLKKISDSSVKRRPIVTPGVTGLRNLGNTCYMNSVLQVLSHLLIFRQCFLKLDLNQWLAVTASDKTRSYKHLPVTDTVVYQMNECQEKHTGFVRSKHSSLSSGLSGGASKSRKMELVQPRESSSQYISLCHELHTLFQVMWSGKWALVSPFAMLHSVWRLIPAFRGYAQQDAQEFLCKLLDKIQHELETTGTSLPALIPTSQRKLIKQVLNVVNNIFHGQLLSQVTCLACDNKSNTIEPFWDLSLEFPERYQCTGKDTASQPCLVTEMLAKFTETEALEGKIYVCDQCNAKRRRFSSKPVVLTEAQKQLMICHLPQVLRLHLKRFRWSGRNNREKISVHVGFEEILNMEPYCCRETLKSLRPECFIYDLSAVVMHHGKGFGSGHYTAYCYNSEGGFWVHCNDSKLSMCTMDEVCKAQAYILFYTQRVTENGHSELLPPELLSGSQHPSEEADTSSNETLS